In a genomic window of Acidobacteriota bacterium:
- a CDS encoding ABC transporter permease: MNTFWQDLRYGARMLMKQPGFTLIAVVTLALGIGANTAIFSVVNAALLRPLPYVHAEQLVAVFVRTNSDPREYVAWPDLLDWRAQNRSFAQLAAFVPQSVNLTGRTGSQIEPGRVIGGFVSADFFPMLQVTAAQGRAFLPGEDVTGAERVAVVSYETWRDRFGADPQLLGQTLTLNNQPFTVVGVLPAGFRAPYSEIEVWLPIQHYPNFSLDRKVTSAGVFGRLKPGVSMRQAQTEMDTIAARLAQQYPETNKERGVNLVGLQTLLAEQLKPALLVLFGAVGCVLLIACANIANLLLSRAVGRARELALCAALGASRARLLRQLLTESLLLALVSGVIGLLIGVWGMEALATSSAVNLPGLFEIKLDRAVFGFTLGAALLTGLVFGLLPAWRFSRPDLNEALKEGGRTAGAQPSRNRLRGLLVVAQVALSLVLLVGAGLMVRSFANLLGVDPGFDAHNVLTLEYRVPRNKYPEPQQQWRFHEQVVARVQALPGVESAAAVGAIPHGGNSGTSGFTLPERATPPAGQEPRAQTNRADPHYFRTLKIPVLQGRVFTAQDQAQTPPVIIINQTMARQYWPAGEALGRQVHLLSPDVTATVIGVVGDIRHLSLDEPAQPQIYLNYAQQPHIFASLVVRTRGDANSFANAVRAAIWSVDSEQPVWKVRTLEFLLQRSLGGQRFLLQLIGALAGLALLLAAVGIYGVIAYAVSQRTHEIGIRMALGAQRRDVLRLVLGQGLKLVLLGVALGMAAAFALTRLMNTLLFGVGATDPLTFGVVALLLLLVALAACWFPARRALGVEPLMALRGD, translated from the coding sequence ATGAACACCTTCTGGCAAGACCTGCGCTACGGCGCGCGAATGTTGATGAAACAGCCCGGCTTCACGTTGATCGCCGTTGTTACGCTGGCGCTGGGCATCGGCGCGAATACGGCGATTTTCAGTGTGGTCAATGCGGCGCTGCTGCGCCCGTTGCCATACGTCCACGCCGAACAACTGGTCGCGGTCTTTGTGCGCACGAACAGCGACCCGCGCGAATATGTCGCGTGGCCTGATTTGCTGGACTGGCGCGCGCAGAACCGGTCGTTTGCCCAACTGGCGGCTTTCGTGCCGCAGAGCGTCAACCTGACCGGGCGCACCGGCAGCCAGATCGAACCGGGCCGGGTCATCGGTGGTTTTGTGAGCGCCGATTTTTTTCCCATGCTTCAGGTCACTGCCGCACAGGGGCGCGCCTTTTTGCCCGGCGAAGATGTGACGGGCGCTGAGCGCGTCGCTGTTGTCAGCTATGAAACCTGGCGCGACCGGTTTGGCGCTGATCCGCAACTGCTCGGCCAGACGCTGACGCTCAACAATCAACCGTTCACGGTCGTGGGCGTCCTGCCAGCGGGCTTCCGCGCGCCTTATTCCGAAATTGAGGTGTGGCTGCCGATTCAGCATTACCCGAATTTTTCGCTCGACCGCAAGGTCACGAGCGCGGGCGTGTTCGGACGGCTCAAGCCGGGCGTATCCATGCGGCAGGCGCAAACCGAGATGGATACGATTGCCGCCCGCCTGGCCCAGCAATATCCCGAAACCAACAAAGAGCGCGGCGTCAATCTGGTTGGTTTGCAAACGCTGCTGGCCGAGCAATTGAAACCCGCGTTGCTGGTATTGTTCGGCGCGGTGGGCTGCGTGCTGTTGATCGCCTGCGCCAATATCGCCAACCTGTTGTTGAGCCGCGCGGTCGGGCGTGCGCGTGAACTGGCCTTGTGCGCCGCCTTGGGCGCCAGCCGCGCGCGCCTGTTGCGGCAACTGCTGACCGAAAGCCTGTTGCTGGCGCTGGTGAGCGGAGTCATCGGGCTGCTGATCGGCGTCTGGGGGATGGAGGCCCTGGCAACCAGCAGCGCCGTCAATTTGCCGGGGCTGTTTGAAATCAAACTCGATCGCGCGGTGTTCGGGTTCACGCTGGGCGCGGCGCTGTTGACCGGTTTGGTTTTCGGCTTGTTGCCGGCCTGGCGTTTCTCGCGGCCTGACCTGAACGAAGCCTTGAAAGAGGGCGGGCGGACGGCGGGCGCGCAACCTTCGCGCAACCGCTTGCGCGGATTGCTGGTCGTCGCTCAGGTCGCGCTCTCGCTGGTATTGCTGGTGGGCGCGGGGTTGATGGTCAGAAGTTTTGCGAACCTGCTCGGCGTTGATCCGGGCTTCGATGCGCACAATGTGCTGACGCTGGAATACCGCGTGCCGCGCAACAAATATCCCGAACCGCAGCAGCAATGGCGCTTTCACGAACAGGTGGTCGCGCGCGTGCAAGCCCTGCCCGGCGTTGAATCTGCCGCCGCCGTGGGCGCGATTCCGCACGGCGGAAATTCCGGCACCTCCGGGTTTACTCTGCCTGAGCGCGCGACACCGCCCGCCGGTCAGGAACCGCGCGCGCAAACCAATCGCGCCGATCCGCACTATTTCCGCACCCTGAAAATTCCGGTCTTGCAGGGCCGCGTTTTCACCGCGCAAGATCAAGCGCAAACGCCGCCTGTGATCATCATCAACCAAACGATGGCGCGGCAATACTGGCCGGCGGGCGAGGCCCTCGGGCGGCAGGTGCATCTGTTGTCCCCGGACGTCACGGCCACGGTTATCGGCGTCGTCGGCGACATCCGGCATCTCAGCTTGGACGAACCCGCGCAGCCGCAAATCTATCTGAACTACGCGCAGCAGCCGCACATCTTTGCCTCGCTGGTGGTGCGCACGCGCGGCGATGCCAACAGCTTTGCCAACGCGGTGCGCGCCGCTATCTGGTCGGTGGACAGCGAACAGCCCGTTTGGAAAGTGCGCACGCTCGAATTCCTGCTGCAACGCTCGTTAGGTGGGCAGCGATTTCTGCTGCAATTAATCGGCGCGCTCGCCGGCCTGGCGCTGCTGCTGGCGGCGGTCGGCATTTATGGCGTCATCGCCTATGCGGTCAGCCAGCGCACGCATGAGATTGGCATTCGCATGGCGCTGGGCGCACAGCGGCGCGACGTGTTGCGGCTGGTGCTGGGGCAGGGCCTGAAGCTCGTCTTGCTCGGCGTCGCACTCGGCATGGCGGCGGCGTTCGCGCTGACGCGGCTGATGAACACCCTGTTGTTTGGTGTCGGCGCTACCGATCCGTTGACCTTTGGCGTCGTGGCGCTGCTGTTGTTGCTGGTTGCGCTAGCGGCCTGTTGGTTTCCCGCGCGCCGTGCGCTGGGCGTTGAGCCGCTGATGGCGTTGCGCGGTGATTGA
- a CDS encoding ABC transporter permease — MQALMQDLRYGVRMLRKNPGFALIAVFSLALGIMATTAMYSVIHAVILDPFPYKDVDKLMSVKVWSPHERGFRTYYSTDQFLEIAERSAIFEGVIASTISDVLWTDGAEPQRLRGNFGTARTFQVMGVPPLLGRTYTPEDANTAAAPVAVLGYKFWRRQFGGDPGVIGREMRLNDQVRTVIGVMPKRFMWRGADVYLPVVLRRGQTVEGIRSVHLLGRLKPGVTPAQAEADLRPIIADLKQREPDQFPQQWQVGLLSFKETFPSAIRENLWILFGAVGLLLLIACANVSNLLLAKAGERRKEMTVRAALGASRGRIIRQLLTESLLIAVTGGTLGVLLAVWSLQAILKIVPPNTIPDEAEVTLNMPVLLFALAVSVLTSMLFGLAPALHTATHDLANPLREAGRSMAGSRRQAFLRKSLVVAEVALSLLLLVGAGLMIRSVLAMQNAGLGFRTDRVLTMRVPLPEKRYPDRAQRVAFFQDVLRRVRAVPGVEAVGLNLGLHPLGSMGAAVEVSGAAQQDARAAMIHHTNADYAKAMGITLLQGRLFTESEVDGQRQLALVNQTFARNRLPGRDPLGQVIRIPRLAQAPFKIATDSFEIVGVVKDAQNRNLNQEITPEIYIPFTLAGAADRLAVLAQGDPSALTRAVLNQIRAVDAQQPVTNVMTIDGVLQEFFYADPKFNLVLFAVFAALGLTLAVIGVYGVMSSAVAQQTQEIGLRMALGASPGAVSGMIIKRGARLLATGIGVGLLGSLLATRLLKGYVWNLSAFDSFDPLTFGAVALLLLLAGLQACWWPARRAARIDPLVALRME; from the coding sequence ATGCAAGCGTTGATGCAAGACCTGCGCTATGGCGTGCGCATGTTGCGGAAGAACCCCGGCTTCGCCTTGATCGCAGTTTTTTCGCTGGCGTTGGGGATTATGGCGACGACGGCGATGTACAGCGTCATTCACGCCGTCATTCTCGACCCGTTCCCGTACAAAGACGTAGACAAGCTGATGAGCGTCAAGGTGTGGAGTCCGCACGAGCGCGGCTTTCGCACTTACTATTCGACCGATCAATTTCTGGAAATCGCCGAACGCAGCGCAATCTTTGAAGGCGTGATCGCTTCGACCATCAGCGATGTGTTGTGGACGGATGGCGCGGAGCCGCAACGCTTGCGCGGCAATTTCGGCACGGCCCGGACGTTTCAAGTGATGGGCGTGCCGCCGCTGCTGGGGCGCACGTATACGCCGGAAGACGCCAACACCGCAGCCGCGCCGGTCGCGGTGTTGGGCTACAAATTCTGGCGGCGGCAATTCGGCGGCGACCCCGGCGTCATCGGCAGGGAAATGCGCTTGAACGACCAAGTCCGCACGGTGATCGGCGTGATGCCCAAGCGGTTTATGTGGCGCGGCGCCGATGTGTATCTGCCCGTGGTGCTCCGGCGCGGGCAAACGGTCGAAGGCATTCGCAGCGTGCATTTGCTCGGACGGTTGAAACCCGGCGTCACGCCCGCACAAGCCGAAGCCGATTTGCGCCCGATTATCGCCGATCTCAAGCAGCGCGAACCCGATCAGTTCCCGCAACAATGGCAAGTCGGCCTGCTATCGTTCAAAGAAACTTTTCCCAGCGCCATCCGCGAAAACCTTTGGATTCTGTTCGGCGCGGTCGGACTGTTGTTGCTGATCGCCTGTGCCAACGTCTCGAATCTGTTGCTGGCTAAAGCGGGCGAGCGCCGCAAGGAAATGACCGTGCGCGCGGCGCTGGGCGCAAGTCGTGGGCGCATCATCCGGCAGTTATTGACTGAAAGTCTGCTGATTGCCGTGACGGGTGGCACGCTGGGCGTTTTGCTCGCCGTCTGGAGCTTGCAGGCAATCTTGAAAATCGTCCCGCCCAACACCATCCCCGATGAAGCCGAAGTCACACTCAACATGCCGGTCTTGCTCTTTGCGCTGGCGGTCTCGGTGCTGACCAGCATGCTCTTTGGCCTCGCGCCAGCCTTGCACACGGCCACGCACGATTTGGCGAACCCCTTACGCGAAGCGGGCCGCAGTATGGCTGGTAGCCGGCGGCAGGCGTTCTTGCGCAAGAGTCTGGTCGTCGCCGAAGTTGCACTTTCGCTGCTGTTGCTGGTGGGCGCGGGGCTGATGATCCGTAGCGTGCTGGCAATGCAAAACGCCGGCCTCGGCTTTCGCACCGACCGTGTGTTGACGATGCGCGTGCCGCTGCCCGAAAAGCGTTACCCCGACCGTGCGCAGCGCGTGGCGTTCTTTCAAGACGTGTTGCGCCGCGTGCGTGCTGTGCCGGGCGTTGAGGCCGTCGGGTTGAATCTGGGATTGCATCCGTTGGGCAGCATGGGCGCGGCAGTCGAGGTCAGCGGCGCAGCGCAACAAGACGCGCGTGCGGCGATGATTCATCACACCAATGCCGATTACGCCAAGGCAATGGGGATCACGCTGTTGCAAGGCCGCCTGTTTACGGAAAGCGAAGTGGACGGCCAGCGGCAACTGGCGCTGGTCAATCAAACCTTCGCGCGCAATCGGCTGCCCGGGCGCGATCCGCTGGGCCAAGTCATTCGCATTCCGCGCCTCGCCCAGGCTCCGTTCAAAATCGCCACCGACTCCTTTGAAATTGTCGGTGTCGTGAAGGATGCGCAGAATCGGAATTTGAATCAAGAGATCACGCCCGAAATCTATATCCCGTTCACGCTGGCCGGGGCGGCGGATCGGCTGGCTGTCCTGGCGCAAGGCGACCCGTCGGCGCTCACCCGCGCCGTGCTCAACCAAATTCGCGCGGTGGACGCCCAGCAACCCGTCACCAATGTGATGACCATTGACGGCGTGTTGCAGGAATTCTTTTACGCTGATCCGAAATTCAATCTCGTGCTCTTTGCGGTCTTTGCGGCCTTGGGGCTGACGCTGGCGGTGATCGGCGTTTACGGCGTGATGTCCAGCGCGGTCGCCCAGCAGACACAGGAAATCGGCTTGCGGATGGCGTTGGGCGCCAGCCCCGGCGCGGTTTCGGGCATGATCATCAAACGTGGCGCGAGGCTGCTGGCGACGGGGATTGGCGTGGGGCTGCTGGGCAGTCTGCTGGCAACGCGCTTGCTGAAAGGCTATGTCTGGAATCTTTCGGCCTTTGACAGCTTTGATCCGCTGACCTTTGGCGCGGTCGCCTTGCTCTTGCTACTGGCCGGATTGCAAGCCTGTTGGTGGCCGGCCCGGCGGGCGGCGCGCATAGACCCGTTGGTGGCGTTACGGATGGAATAG
- a CDS encoding sigma-70 family RNA polymerase sigma factor: MSTNSSEISLLLDQYRAGQAEAFGKLMALVYDDLRRLAAWQLQTERPEHTLQPTALVHEAYLKLAGQNPVEWQNKAHFFALAAQVMRHILVDHARTKQRDKRGGGQASVALDEALKLSNASEPGLVELDEALDTLAGQDARKGRIVELRYFGGLSIEETADVLGISPTSVRREWTLAKAWLRRELGKDVRAN; the protein is encoded by the coding sequence ATGTCTACGAACTCATCCGAAATCAGCCTGTTACTTGATCAATATCGCGCCGGGCAGGCCGAAGCGTTTGGTAAATTGATGGCGCTGGTCTATGACGACCTGCGCCGCCTAGCCGCCTGGCAGCTTCAGACCGAACGCCCGGAGCACACCTTGCAACCCACCGCGCTGGTGCACGAAGCCTATCTGAAACTGGCCGGACAGAATCCGGTCGAATGGCAAAACAAGGCGCACTTCTTCGCCCTGGCGGCCCAGGTCATGCGCCACATTCTGGTGGATCACGCGCGCACCAAACAGCGCGACAAACGCGGCGGCGGACAAGCCAGCGTCGCACTTGATGAAGCGCTCAAGCTGAGCAACGCCAGCGAACCGGGCCTGGTCGAATTGGATGAAGCGCTCGACACCCTGGCCGGGCAGGACGCGCGCAAGGGCCGCATCGTCGAGTTGCGCTATTTCGGCGGACTGAGCATCGAAGAGACTGCCGACGTGCTGGGCATCTCGCCCACTTCCGTGCGCCGTGAATGGACGCTGGCAAAAGCCTGGCTGCGGCGCGAACTGGGCAAAGACGTCCGCGCTAATTGA